In Corynebacterium matruchotii, a single genomic region encodes these proteins:
- a CDS encoding S8 family peptidase, with amino-acid sequence MTSESRPLLAFGPAIVGERKRKKGFPNLVTPNSSRQVSRIEPQFRKLVATFEAQRAKMGVGIPDEVDPNLVIVFDLAGSVKDFCNAINKIEGLEFLSEFVGDDTEPDDDFYLKDEEGNKTDKLVSHSLYLVMSNMAAIEELLQLFEKWKSDPKVTLDRGLYKFKEMFQQLVAIRHWGPQDRIQETGLYEEWKERLEVIGNSQSFVQVEVELWYRQDKIKQIKAEEIVRNNVSNVAGKVISRALIPEINYHALLVELPIQQVELFLAEGAESVQLLTVDEIMFVSPYRPMALGWQDNDSIADDDLIKGIALNEGERIQGKPRVALLDGLPVSNHGALRGRLIIDDPDDLENHYPVIKRQHGTEMASLIIHGDLNKPDSPLDRPLYVRPIMESVEGIGCTEQVISNVLFPDLLIRAVRRIMEGDGDSEAVAPSVRIINLSIGDPARVLTRRMSPGGRVLDWLAVNYNLLFIVSAGNHNEIPITIPVEALSNIESARTAAVQATFNNSLLLGILSPGDAINVLTIGATHNDKADAIKVPDTVLDVNRANFPAHYSGRGPGINRSIKPDLYYMGGRVVYKRPVITPEQQGNIVLEIADSSVVGPGVRAAVPSRGGAINGTKFCIGTSNAAALVTHEASKLFDILEEGNSENNLPDALYHPLLVRALLVHASSWGEWKKDLGKDLDLPKGQIRKQLTALLGYGCLDPSRLGFSARNRAVVIAGGSITKDQRHTYSLPLPLSLRSKAEWHRFTVTLAFAAPTVGTLNQYRGSKVYFEYKEDGTKTAKRSEAEPNMVKKGSLQHEIIEGTRAMTFAEGDAFSIHVECMDDAQHLRKKEEIKYALVASVETAEQTSTTIYDEVRMALRMRARDHVRGRVQG; translated from the coding sequence ATGACCAGTGAATCAAGACCACTTCTTGCCTTTGGGCCCGCAATAGTGGGAGAACGTAAACGGAAAAAAGGGTTTCCGAATTTGGTCACGCCAAATTCAAGTCGTCAAGTAAGTCGGATTGAACCGCAATTTCGTAAGCTAGTTGCAACTTTTGAGGCTCAGCGGGCAAAAATGGGGGTTGGTATCCCGGATGAAGTCGATCCAAATTTAGTTATTGTGTTTGACCTCGCTGGTAGCGTCAAAGATTTTTGCAATGCCATCAACAAGATTGAGGGACTCGAATTCCTATCTGAATTCGTAGGTGATGATACGGAACCAGATGACGATTTTTATTTAAAGGATGAGGAAGGAAACAAAACTGACAAGCTGGTATCACATTCCTTGTATCTCGTAATGTCCAACATGGCGGCTATTGAGGAGCTCTTGCAGCTTTTTGAAAAATGGAAGTCGGATCCAAAGGTGACATTGGATCGTGGGCTTTATAAATTCAAAGAAATGTTTCAACAACTTGTTGCTATTAGACATTGGGGCCCACAAGATCGGATTCAAGAAACAGGTCTCTATGAGGAATGGAAAGAACGACTTGAAGTAATTGGAAACTCCCAGAGTTTTGTTCAAGTTGAAGTGGAATTATGGTATCGACAAGATAAAATCAAGCAGATTAAAGCTGAAGAGATTGTTAGGAATAATGTATCGAATGTGGCTGGAAAAGTCATCAGCAGAGCCCTAATCCCAGAAATTAACTACCATGCGCTTTTAGTTGAGTTGCCAATACAGCAAGTGGAATTGTTTTTAGCTGAAGGTGCTGAATCTGTACAACTATTGACAGTTGATGAGATCATGTTTGTTAGCCCATATAGGCCAATGGCTCTTGGGTGGCAAGATAATGATTCAATCGCTGATGATGATCTAATAAAAGGCATTGCTCTTAATGAGGGGGAGCGAATTCAAGGAAAGCCAAGGGTTGCGTTGCTTGATGGATTGCCTGTTTCGAATCATGGTGCTCTCCGAGGACGATTAATAATAGATGATCCCGATGATCTTGAAAATCATTATCCGGTAATAAAGCGTCAGCATGGTACTGAGATGGCGTCACTAATTATCCATGGGGATTTAAATAAGCCTGATTCCCCATTGGATAGGCCTCTTTATGTACGTCCAATTATGGAGTCTGTAGAAGGCATTGGTTGCACAGAACAGGTAATCTCCAATGTTTTATTTCCTGATCTGTTAATTAGAGCAGTTAGAAGGATTATGGAGGGCGATGGAGATAGTGAGGCCGTGGCGCCTAGCGTACGTATTATTAATCTGTCTATTGGTGACCCAGCCCGTGTGCTTACTCGCAGGATGAGTCCCGGCGGAAGAGTGCTTGATTGGCTTGCAGTTAATTATAATTTATTATTTATCGTGAGTGCTGGTAACCATAATGAAATTCCGATCACGATCCCTGTTGAGGCCCTGAGCAATATTGAATCTGCGCGAACTGCAGCAGTTCAAGCAACCTTTAATAATTCCTTGTTGTTGGGAATTCTTTCGCCAGGTGATGCCATCAATGTCTTAACTATAGGTGCTACACATAATGATAAGGCAGATGCTATTAAGGTCCCGGATACCGTTTTAGATGTCAATCGTGCTAATTTTCCCGCACACTATAGTGGGCGAGGGCCTGGTATCAATCGATCCATTAAACCAGATTTGTATTATATGGGTGGACGTGTGGTGTATAAACGCCCAGTAATAACACCAGAACAGCAAGGAAATATTGTTTTAGAGATTGCAGATTCCTCTGTAGTCGGGCCAGGGGTGCGTGCCGCCGTTCCTAGTCGAGGAGGCGCAATCAATGGCACAAAGTTTTGCATTGGAACGAGTAATGCTGCTGCTTTAGTAACACATGAAGCTAGCAAGCTTTTCGATATTTTAGAAGAAGGAAATTCGGAGAATAATTTACCCGATGCCCTATATCATCCCCTCCTTGTCCGTGCTCTTTTGGTACATGCCAGCAGCTGGGGAGAATGGAAAAAAGATCTTGGTAAAGATCTTGATCTACCCAAAGGACAAATTCGAAAACAATTAACTGCACTTCTGGGCTATGGTTGTCTTGATCCTAGCCGCTTAGGTTTTTCGGCAAGGAATAGAGCAGTGGTGATTGCAGGCGGAAGCATTACTAAAGATCAACGGCATACTTACAGTCTTCCATTGCCCCTGTCGCTTCGTTCCAAAGCAGAATGGCATCGCTTTACAGTTACACTTGCATTTGCAGCGCCAACAGTCGGTACGCTTAATCAATATCGTGGTTCAAAAGTATATTTTGAATATAAGGAAGATGGTACGAAAACGGCTAAGCGTTCTGAGGCGGAGCCTAATATGGTAAAAAAAGGCAGCCTTCAGCATGAAATAATTGAAGGAACTCGTGCCATGACTTTTGCAGAGGGAGATGCTTTCTCTATTCATGTTGAATGCATGGATGATGCGCAGCATCTTCGCAAAAAAGAAGAGATTAAGTATGCTTTAGTGGCATCAGTTGAGACTGCGGAACAAACTTCAACCACTATTTATGATGAGGTTAGAATGGCGCTTCGAATGCGAGCTCGGGATCATGTTCGGGGTCGAGTTCAAGGGTAA
- a CDS encoding DUF262 domain-containing protein, translated as MGTTVPLQPIAAVEINLDKLFTDEYEFVIPEYQRPYTWGVEHAVQLLVDLQEALERDLDEPYFLGSIVLVKDAQSPRAEVIDGQQRLVTLTLLLAVLRDIVEDPSLRKDIHERVEKPAVEWEEKPAKPRLTLRRRDIEFFYQYVQKSDATEDVVRLSNNLAVTESQRAIRDNVKALREQLFDWTRNDLANLYKMLRDRTMLVVVSTPDLNSAYRIFNVMNARGLPLLPSDIFKSQVIGEISESSRREYADRWENLEQELGREEFGTLFVYIRAILTQAHATRNLLSEFPEQILSKWQGEAFIDEVLEPYAQADVRLRAQDFHGGPLWESVNNWLKRLSQLNNNDWRPVALWALKEHDDDPKFLNAFFEKLERLAASMLVRRLYRNVRLTRYMALLKQLIAGHGLRSTEFELSEDEKKATREQLDSEIYSSSSTALPKYVLLRLDSILADDPGVSYDHKTISIEHVLPQNPKEGSQWLEWFSDGERAWWTHRLGNLVLLNKSKNSRARNYDFDYKKKSYFLKNGVSVFALTTGVLQETKWTPNVVMRRHIELIGLLEDTWKLR; from the coding sequence ATGGGCACGACAGTACCATTGCAACCAATTGCGGCAGTTGAGATCAACCTGGACAAACTCTTCACCGATGAATACGAATTCGTCATTCCGGAGTACCAGCGGCCCTACACCTGGGGTGTGGAGCATGCGGTGCAACTGCTTGTGGATTTGCAGGAAGCCTTGGAGCGTGACCTGGATGAACCATACTTTTTGGGCTCCATTGTGTTGGTGAAGGATGCGCAATCGCCACGCGCCGAGGTGATTGACGGGCAACAACGACTCGTGACCCTGACCCTGTTGCTGGCGGTATTACGGGACATTGTGGAGGATCCCAGCCTGCGCAAGGACATCCATGAGCGCGTCGAAAAGCCCGCGGTGGAGTGGGAAGAGAAACCAGCCAAGCCGCGTCTCACCCTGCGGCGGCGGGACATCGAATTCTTCTACCAATATGTGCAAAAAAGCGATGCCACGGAAGATGTTGTTCGGTTGAGCAATAACCTTGCGGTGACGGAATCGCAGCGGGCAATCCGCGATAACGTCAAAGCACTACGGGAACAATTATTCGATTGGACGCGCAATGATCTGGCGAACCTGTATAAAATGTTGCGCGATAGAACCATGCTGGTTGTGGTGAGTACGCCCGACCTTAATAGTGCATACCGGATTTTTAATGTGATGAATGCGCGTGGTTTACCGCTACTACCTTCGGATATTTTCAAGTCGCAGGTGATCGGCGAGATCTCGGAAAGCTCCCGCCGCGAATATGCGGATCGGTGGGAGAACCTGGAACAGGAGCTTGGCCGGGAAGAGTTTGGCACGCTATTCGTGTACATACGTGCGATTCTCACCCAGGCTCATGCCACCCGGAATCTGCTATCCGAATTCCCCGAGCAGATTCTTAGTAAATGGCAGGGGGAGGCCTTTATTGATGAGGTGCTGGAACCGTATGCTCAAGCCGATGTGCGGTTGCGCGCCCAGGATTTTCATGGCGGCCCCCTGTGGGAGAGCGTGAATAATTGGCTGAAGCGGCTCAGCCAGTTGAATAATAACGATTGGCGTCCCGTGGCCCTGTGGGCGTTGAAAGAACACGATGATGACCCAAAGTTCCTCAATGCGTTTTTTGAAAAATTGGAGCGGCTGGCCGCAAGCATGCTGGTGCGGCGGTTGTATCGGAATGTGCGACTGACCCGCTATATGGCGCTTTTGAAGCAGCTCATTGCCGGGCATGGGCTGCGCAGCACCGAGTTTGAGCTTAGCGAGGATGAGAAGAAGGCCACCCGGGAGCAGTTGGATAGCGAAATCTATTCGTCCTCATCGACAGCGTTGCCTAAGTATGTGTTGCTACGCCTCGATTCGATTCTGGCCGACGACCCCGGGGTTTCCTACGATCACAAAACCATCAGCATCGAGCACGTGTTGCCGCAAAATCCCAAGGAAGGTAGCCAGTGGCTGGAGTGGTTTAGCGATGGCGAACGGGCGTGGTGGACCCATCGGCTGGGGAATTTGGTGCTCCTCAATAAGAGCAAGAACAGTCGGGCCAGGAACTACGATTTTGATTACAAGAAGAAGAGTTATTTCCTGAAAAATGGTGTGTCCGTTTTCGCCCTCACGACCGGGGTCCTGCAAGAAACCAAGTGGACACCGAACGTTGTCATGCGACGTCACATCGAGTTAATCGGACTCCTTGAAGACACGTGGAAACTTCGGTGA
- a CDS encoding ABC transporter ATP-binding protein has protein sequence MNAYPIEISQLSKDFGKTRVLNNVNLTVAHGTVHGFLGPNGAGKSTTIRCLLGLIHPTTGTLRINNTDPTKTTIHNVAYVPGDVELFPNLTGNQVLDTLAKLRPTSDNKKKRAEYIERFKLDPTKKIRTYSKGNRQKVMLIAAFAANVDILVLDEPTSGLDPLIEQTFINIVRERRNEGAAILLSSHILSEVQELADDISIIRNGTIVESGSLKQLAHIRGVRIRATNPDYDHIHEQDSVNPTLQHLIDQGASNITITPASLEELFLEFYQDGQGNQGGQGQTHGNQGQQQGGASRA, from the coding sequence ATGAACGCTTATCCGATTGAGATTTCGCAGCTCAGCAAGGATTTCGGGAAAACCCGGGTACTCAACAACGTCAACCTCACCGTCGCCCATGGCACAGTCCACGGATTCCTCGGACCCAACGGCGCCGGCAAATCCACCACCATCCGCTGCCTCCTCGGACTCATCCACCCCACCACCGGAACCCTCCGCATCAATAACACTGACCCCACCAAAACCACCATCCACAACGTCGCCTATGTCCCCGGCGATGTGGAACTCTTCCCTAACCTCACCGGCAACCAAGTCCTCGACACCCTCGCCAAACTCCGACCCACCAGTGACAACAAGAAAAAACGCGCCGAATACATTGAACGATTCAAACTCGACCCCACCAAAAAAATCCGCACCTACTCCAAAGGCAACCGGCAAAAAGTCATGCTCATCGCCGCCTTCGCCGCGAACGTCGATATCCTCGTCCTCGACGAACCCACCTCCGGACTCGACCCACTCATCGAACAAACATTCATCAACATTGTTCGAGAACGCCGCAACGAAGGAGCAGCAATCCTACTGTCTAGCCACATCCTGTCCGAAGTCCAAGAACTCGCCGATGACATCAGCATCATCCGAAACGGCACCATCGTCGAATCCGGATCCTTGAAACAACTCGCCCACATCCGCGGCGTCCGAATCCGTGCCACCAACCCGGACTACGACCACATCCATGAACAAGACAGCGTCAACCCCACCCTCCAACACCTCATCGACCAAGGCGCATCAAACATCACCATCACCCCCGCCAGCCTCGAAGAACTCTTCCTCGAATTCTACCAAGACGGACAAGGCAACCAGGGCGGGCAGGGCCAAACCCACGGTAACCAAGGCCAACAACAAGGAGGGGCCAGCCGTGCTTAA